One stretch of Arachis hypogaea cultivar Tifrunner chromosome 20, arahy.Tifrunner.gnm2.J5K5, whole genome shotgun sequence DNA includes these proteins:
- the LOC112783217 gene encoding eukaryotic translation initiation factor 3 subunit F: MAASDRTVLQFSSSSSSSTSLSARVHPLVVFNICDCYVRRPDQAERVIGTLLGSVLPDGTVDIRNSYAVPHNESVDQVALDIEYHHNMLISHQKVNPKEVIVGWYSTGLGVTGGSALIHEFYSREVPNPIHLTVDTGFTNGEGTIKAYVSNNLSLGDRQIAAQFQEIPLDLRMVEAERVGFDTLKSTNVDKIPSDLEGMEMSMQHLLDLIDDMYRYVDDVVEGRVAPDNKIGRYISDAVGSLPKLPPDAFDKLINDSLQDHLLLLYLSSITRTQLSLAEKLNTAAQIL; encoded by the exons ATGGCGGCGAGCGATCGCACAGTCTTGCAGTTTTCTTCTTCGTCCTCTTCTTCGACGAGCTTGTCTGCGAGGGTGCATCCTCTGGTTGTGTTCAACATCTGCGATTGCTACGTTCGGCGCCCCGACCAAGCTGAGCGCGTCATTGGAACCCTACTCGGCTCCGTCCTCCCCGATGGCACCGTCGATATTCGCAACTCCTACGCCGTTCCTCATAATGAGTCCGTCGATCAG gTTGCCCTGGATATTGAGTATCACCACAACATGTTAATATCCCACCAAAAAGTGAATCCAAAGGAAGTCATAGTCGGATG GTATTCAACTGGTCTTGGAGTTACTGGTGGTAGTGCATTGATCCATGAATTTTATTCTAGAGAAGTACCCAATCCCATACATTTGACTGTTGATACTGGATTCACAAATGGAGAGGGTACCATAAAGGCATATGTTTCAAACAATTTATCTCTCGGAGACCGCCAAATTGCTGCACAGTTTCAAGAAATTCCATTGGATCTTCGTATGGTTGAGGCTGAGCGAGTTGGAT TTGATACTCTGAAGTCAACCAACGTTGACAAAATTCCCTCTGATTTAGAAGGGATGGAAATGTCAATGCAACATCTACTAGACTTGATCGATGACATGTACAGATATGTTGATGACGTTGTG GAAGGGCGTGTTGCTCCAGACAATAAAATTGGGCGATATATATCAGATGCTGTAGGCTCCCTTCCCAAATTACCCCCAGATGCTTTTGATAAGCTTATTAATGACAGCTTGCAG GATCACTTGCTCTTGCTATATTTATCTAGCATCACAAGGACACAGCTTAGCTTGGCCGAAAAATTGAACACGGCTGCTCAAATTCTGTGA